In the genome of Panthera uncia isolate 11264 chromosome B3 unlocalized genomic scaffold, Puncia_PCG_1.0 HiC_scaffold_1, whole genome shotgun sequence, one region contains:
- the TIMM9 gene encoding mitochondrial import inner membrane translocase subunit Tim9: MAAQIPESDQIKQFKEFLGTYNKLTETCFLDCVKDFTTREVKPEETTCSEHCLQKYLKMTQRISMRFQEYHIQQNEALAAKAGLLGQPR; the protein is encoded by the exons ATGGCTGCACAAATACCAGAATCTGATCAGATAAAACAG TTTAAAGAATTTCTTGGAACCTACAATAAACTTACAGAAACCTGCTTTTTGGACTGCGTTAAAGACTTCACAACAAGAGAAGTAAAACCTGAAGAG acCACCTGTTCAGAACATTgcttacagaaatatttaaaaatgacacaaagaataTCCATGAGATTTCAGGAATATCATATTCAGCAGAATGAAGCCCTGGCAGCCAAAGCAGGACTCCTTGGCCAACCACGATAG